A genomic stretch from Deltaproteobacteria bacterium includes:
- a CDS encoding PAS domain S-box protein produces the protein MVPDDTNDLRAIKSVIDLTLQGLLRDAQVALNEMVASSGSPLAGLKKSLSLLLEDLVTSFSSKESALASVQISIMEMEAAQEELSNREARFRTTLISIGDGLISTDAEGRVDFMNPAAEQLTGWNMQDAVGRPITDVFDIFNAITGDAVENPTERSLREGVVVDLANHTVLIARDGTERQIADSCAPIRDEKGLIIGSVLVFRDVTEEYRRREQLRESEERYRVLFHNSRDAMMTLAPPSWRFSSGNPAALAMFGATAEIEFTSLGPMEVSPEFQPDGGASSERAQERIGEALRTGSAFFPWTHRKLDGNVFHTTVLLTKSDLNGETIVQATVRDVTQQQRLEAELHQARKLEAVGQLAAGIAHEINTPAQFVSDSLHFLGDSCRSVHGLLERYREILAPLFSRPGFEPFLKRLRDAEEEADLEYVAENTPAAFARALDGVGRISSIVSAMKEFAHPDQREKSPADLNRALQATLTIARNEYKYVADVETDFGELPSVLCHAGDLNQVFLNLFINAAHAIAGVVGDSGDRGCIHVRTRCDDGRVVRIDIRDTGCGIPDGVRARIFEPFFTTKEVGRGSGQGLAIARNIVESKHRGSLTFRSECGRGTTFTVQLPVDGDSPVVAAWLQGPPS, from the coding sequence ATGGTGCCGGACGACACCAACGACCTGCGGGCGATCAAATCGGTGATCGACCTGACATTGCAGGGTTTACTTCGCGATGCGCAGGTCGCTCTCAACGAGATGGTGGCGTCGAGCGGCTCTCCCCTCGCTGGTTTGAAGAAAAGCCTGTCGCTGCTCCTCGAAGACCTGGTCACCTCGTTTTCCTCGAAGGAGTCAGCCCTCGCCTCGGTGCAAATCTCGATCATGGAGATGGAGGCGGCGCAGGAGGAACTGAGCAATCGGGAGGCGCGTTTTCGCACGACCCTCATCAGCATCGGCGACGGACTGATCTCCACCGACGCGGAGGGACGCGTCGACTTCATGAACCCGGCGGCGGAGCAACTCACGGGATGGAACATGCAGGATGCCGTGGGCCGGCCGATCACCGACGTCTTCGACATCTTCAACGCGATCACGGGAGATGCGGTTGAGAACCCCACGGAGCGCTCCCTGCGCGAAGGCGTGGTCGTCGATCTCGCCAACCATACTGTCCTGATCGCGCGGGACGGCACCGAGCGGCAGATCGCCGACAGTTGCGCCCCGATCCGCGACGAAAAGGGTCTGATCATCGGTTCGGTGCTCGTGTTCCGTGATGTCACGGAGGAATACCGCCGCCGCGAACAACTGCGGGAGAGCGAGGAACGATATCGCGTTCTGTTTCACAACTCCCGCGACGCCATGATGACCCTCGCGCCCCCGTCCTGGAGATTTTCTTCAGGTAATCCGGCGGCGCTCGCGATGTTCGGCGCGACGGCCGAAATCGAATTCACGTCCCTCGGACCCATGGAGGTGTCGCCGGAATTTCAGCCCGATGGCGGCGCATCCTCGGAAAGAGCGCAGGAGCGGATCGGCGAAGCGCTTCGGACGGGGTCCGCTTTTTTTCCGTGGACGCACCGGAAACTCGATGGAAACGTTTTCCACACGACCGTGTTGCTGACGAAAAGCGACCTGAACGGGGAAACGATCGTTCAGGCCACCGTTCGCGACGTCACCCAGCAACAGCGCCTCGAGGCCGAGCTGCACCAGGCGCGCAAGCTCGAGGCTGTGGGCCAGCTCGCAGCGGGCATCGCTCACGAAATCAACACCCCCGCCCAGTTCGTGAGTGACAGCCTTCATTTCCTGGGCGATTCCTGCCGATCCGTTCACGGCCTGCTCGAACGATATCGGGAGATTCTGGCGCCGCTGTTTTCGCGGCCGGGGTTCGAACCGTTTCTGAAGCGGCTCCGGGACGCGGAGGAGGAAGCCGACCTGGAGTACGTCGCGGAGAACACGCCGGCGGCGTTTGCCCGGGCTCTGGACGGGGTCGGTCGCATCTCCTCGATCGTGAGCGCCATGAAGGAGTTCGCCCATCCGGACCAGCGCGAGAAGAGTCCCGCCGACCTCAACCGGGCCCTGCAGGCCACGCTGACGATCGCGCGCAACGAATACAAGTACGTGGCGGATGTGGAGACCGACTTCGGGGAGTTGCCGTCGGTCCTGTGCCACGCGGGAGACCTGAACCAGGTTTTCCTGAACCTGTTCATCAACGCGGCGCACGCCATCGCCGGCGTCGTCGGCGACAGCGGGGACCGGGGGTGCATCCACGTGCGCACGCGATGTGACGACGGCCGCGTCGTCCGGATCGACATCCGGGACACCGGCTGCGGAATCCCCGACGGCGTCCGCGCGCGGATCTTTGAGCCGTTTTTCACGACCAAGGAGGTCGGCCGGGGCAGCGGACAGGGGCTGGCCATCGCGCGGAACATCGTCGAAAGCAAGCACCGCGGATCGCTGACCTTCCGGAGCGAATGCGGTCGGGGAACGACATTCACGGTCCAACTGCCCGTGGACGGGGATTCGCCGGTCGTCGCCGCGTGGCTCCAGGGGCCGCCGTCATGA
- a CDS encoding glutamate mutase L has protein sequence MAIDPEKINVILATDCGSTTTKAILIQKINGEYRQTHRGEAPTTVEAPFEDVTMGVLNSVTEVGELAGRRLIDENGKIIRPATATEGCDIYISTSSAGGGLQMMVAGVVRKMTAESAERAALGAGSIVMDVICANDNRLPHEQIERIRQLRPDMILLSGGIDGGTKSHVVELAQVIAAANPRPRLGSDYKLPVIYAGNKDAREHIEEELAHKTELFVVDNLRPVLERENLAPAREKIHDLFMEHVMAQAPGYSKLMAMTDAPIMPTPAAVGDILQEIARQQGINAVAVDIGGATTDVFSVFDGEFNRTVSANLGMSYSISNVFAEAGLDNVMRWVPFDMDEVELRNSVKNKMIRPTTIPQDMESLIFEQAIAKEALRLAFIQHKSFATRLKGVQQQRTIGDTFDQSSSGETLVNMLKLDLLVASGGVLSHAPRMSQTALMLIDAFAPEGFTRLAKDSIFMMPHLGVTAQVHPKAATEVFEKDCLIYLGTVVAPTGAPKAGKETGSFEITFADGRVEKGALMAGEIKFFPLGAGETAKMTFSPARGLDVGGGKGAAVTREVHGGTVGLFLDGRGRPLELPTAVADRVRSLTAGMTTLDVYPASALTR, from the coding sequence ATGGCCATCGACCCGGAAAAGATCAACGTGATACTCGCGACGGACTGCGGTTCGACGACGACGAAGGCGATCCTGATCCAGAAGATCAACGGCGAATACCGGCAGACGCACCGCGGCGAAGCGCCGACGACCGTCGAAGCGCCCTTCGAGGACGTGACGATGGGCGTGCTGAATTCCGTCACCGAGGTCGGCGAGCTCGCGGGCCGTCGGCTGATCGACGAGAACGGCAAAATCATCCGCCCGGCCACGGCGACCGAAGGCTGCGACATCTACATCTCGACGTCCAGCGCGGGCGGCGGATTGCAGATGATGGTCGCGGGGGTCGTGCGCAAGATGACGGCGGAATCCGCGGAGCGCGCGGCGCTGGGCGCGGGGTCGATCGTCATGGACGTGATCTGCGCCAACGACAACCGCCTGCCCCACGAACAAATCGAACGCATCCGCCAGCTTCGCCCCGACATGATTCTTCTCTCGGGCGGCATCGATGGCGGCACCAAGAGCCACGTGGTGGAACTCGCGCAGGTCATCGCCGCCGCGAACCCGCGACCACGCCTGGGGTCGGACTACAAACTGCCTGTGATCTACGCGGGGAACAAAGACGCCCGCGAACACATCGAGGAAGAGCTCGCGCACAAGACTGAGCTGTTCGTGGTGGACAATCTGCGCCCTGTGCTCGAGCGCGAAAACCTCGCACCCGCCCGCGAAAAGATCCACGACCTGTTCATGGAACACGTCATGGCGCAGGCGCCGGGGTACTCGAAGCTGATGGCGATGACCGACGCGCCGATCATGCCCACGCCCGCCGCCGTCGGCGACATTTTGCAGGAAATCGCCCGCCAGCAGGGCATCAACGCGGTGGCGGTGGACATCGGCGGCGCGACGACCGACGTCTTCTCCGTCTTCGACGGCGAGTTCAACCGCACCGTGTCGGCGAACCTGGGCATGAGCTATTCGATCTCCAACGTCTTCGCCGAGGCGGGTCTCGACAACGTCATGCGCTGGGTGCCCTTCGACATGGACGAGGTCGAGCTGCGCAACAGCGTGAAGAACAAGATGATCCGCCCGACGACGATTCCGCAGGACATGGAATCGCTGATCTTCGAGCAGGCGATCGCGAAAGAGGCCCTGCGCCTCGCGTTCATCCAGCACAAGTCGTTCGCGACACGGCTCAAGGGCGTGCAGCAGCAACGCACGATCGGCGACACCTTCGACCAGTCGTCGTCGGGCGAAACGCTCGTCAACATGCTCAAGCTCGATCTGCTCGTCGCGTCGGGCGGTGTTCTCTCCCACGCGCCGCGCATGAGCCAGACCGCGCTGATGCTGATCGACGCCTTCGCGCCCGAGGGCTTCACGCGCCTCGCCAAGGACTCGATCTTCATGATGCCGCATCTGGGCGTGACCGCGCAGGTGCATCCCAAGGCCGCGACCGAGGTGTTCGAAAAAGACTGCCTGATTTATCTGGGCACCGTGGTCGCTCCGACGGGCGCACCCAAGGCGGGCAAGGAAACGGGTTCATTCGAGATCACGTTCGCCGATGGTCGCGTGGAAAAAGGTGCGCTGATGGCGGGCGAGATCAAGTTCTTCCCACTGGGCGCGGGCGAAACGGCGAAGATGACTTTCAGTCCGGCCCGCGGTCTTGACGTGGGCGGCGGCAAGGGCGCGGCGG
- a CDS encoding response regulator, with translation MRMAGNVRHTDLPEVLCVDDEPQVLAGLAVTLGKDYSVTTANSASDALALLRAGRLYAALVTDFRMPGTDGIALL, from the coding sequence ATGCGAATGGCCGGCAACGTCCGACACACCGACCTGCCCGAGGTGCTGTGCGTGGACGACGAGCCGCAGGTGCTGGCCGGGCTCGCCGTGACGCTCGGAAAAGACTACTCGGTGACCACCGCGAACAGCGCCAGCGATGCGCTTGCGCTGCTGCGGGCCGGGAGGCTTTATGCGGCGCTGGTGACCGATTTTCGGATGCCGGGGACCGACGGGATTGCCCTGCTGTGA
- a CDS encoding HAMP domain-containing histidine kinase, which translates to MGTLAAGIGHELNNITTAYLGLLDEVREQAATGRPPSPDTLANLEQIGRHYRMHGTHMLGIGRPGLDQPMRLDPCDVTRDTLSMLGTVGKTKRLDVRTDFSVASSFVFADRRRIEQVLVNFVSNASDATAGNADGQRRLTVTVGRGADGFVFCDIEDNGCGIPEQDLDTIFDPYFTTKVPGQGTGLGLSVVKQIVESCRGKVTVRSRVAVGTVFTFALPASPDETGPVD; encoded by the coding sequence TTGGGAACTCTCGCCGCGGGCATCGGCCATGAACTGAACAACATCACCACCGCCTATCTGGGGCTGCTGGACGAAGTCCGCGAGCAGGCGGCGACGGGCCGGCCGCCATCGCCCGACACCCTCGCGAACTTGGAGCAGATCGGCCGGCACTACCGGATGCACGGCACCCATATGCTGGGAATCGGGCGGCCGGGGCTCGATCAACCGATGCGACTGGACCCGTGCGACGTCACGCGGGACACCTTGTCGATGCTCGGAACCGTGGGCAAGACAAAACGGCTCGATGTGCGAACCGACTTTTCCGTGGCGTCGTCGTTTGTCTTCGCCGATCGGCGGCGCATCGAACAGGTTCTGGTCAACTTCGTGTCGAACGCCTCGGACGCCACGGCCGGCAACGCCGACGGTCAACGGCGCCTGACGGTGACCGTCGGTCGCGGCGCCGACGGATTTGTCTTCTGCGACATCGAAGACAACGGGTGCGGGATTCCGGAACAGGATCTCGACACGATCTTCGATCCGTATTTCACCACGAAAGTCCCCGGACAGGGGACCGGCCTGGGCCTGTCCGTCGTCAAGCAAATTGTGGAGTCCTGCCGGGGAAAAGTGACCGTCCGCAGCCGTGTTGCCGTCGGAACGGTTTTCACATTCGCCCTCCCCGCGTCGCCCGACGAGACCGGTCCGGTGGACTAG
- a CDS encoding B12-binding domain-containing radical SAM protein, translating into MSKVVFLEPRAANPHIFSGFGIPRLGSVLLATILRGLGHDAGVFVEDIREVDFERVLSADLAAISVLTPTAPRGYEMARQIHARGVPVIMGGPHVTFLADEALEHCDFVIRGEAERSMPAFMNAWSTGADLASVPGLSYRRGREVVHNPVDPAPVDIRANPIPDMSLVDGYDSRRGVTRWRIVPIQTSRGCPFACSFCSVTQMFGRGMRYRETSDVLDELDRCDPRRDFVFFYDDNFCVNLPRTRRILEGMIDRRPGWRWSAQVRIDVARDEEFLRLMCDSGCRHIYIGFESISDETLALMKKAQTSLQATKAIEAIHRHGIGIHGMFVFGFDTDTKKDLKRTWRYAMKQKLRTAQFMILTPMPGTDTYRVLEGENRIEVRDWSFYDGQHVVFRPKHLSPAELQWCQIRAHRCYYSWRERIKSIFRLDLYRATIQVYAKGIGQRWIRQNRYYLKAIKLARRAEQAIAGKGSHIAIRFHPLATYRDVHEQVEHAVERMRARGEKSFADSPTSI; encoded by the coding sequence ATGTCGAAAGTGGTTTTTCTGGAGCCCCGGGCCGCGAACCCGCACATCTTTTCGGGATTTGGGATCCCCCGGCTGGGCTCCGTCCTGCTGGCGACCATCCTGCGCGGGCTTGGGCACGACGCGGGGGTCTTCGTCGAGGATATCCGCGAGGTCGATTTCGAGCGCGTCCTTTCGGCCGATCTCGCGGCGATTTCCGTTCTCACCCCCACCGCGCCGCGCGGTTACGAAATGGCGCGCCAGATCCATGCGCGCGGCGTCCCCGTCATCATGGGCGGTCCGCACGTCACGTTTCTGGCCGACGAGGCGCTGGAGCACTGCGACTTTGTGATCCGCGGCGAGGCGGAACGCTCGATGCCGGCGTTCATGAATGCCTGGTCGACCGGCGCGGATCTCGCCTCGGTGCCGGGTCTGTCCTATCGCCGGGGCCGCGAGGTCGTACACAATCCCGTCGATCCCGCCCCGGTCGACATCCGGGCGAACCCCATCCCCGACATGAGCCTTGTCGATGGCTACGACAGCCGCCGGGGCGTCACGCGATGGCGCATCGTACCGATCCAGACCTCGCGCGGCTGCCCCTTCGCCTGTTCGTTCTGCTCGGTGACACAGATGTTCGGTCGCGGCATGCGCTATCGGGAAACGTCCGATGTGCTCGATGAGCTCGATCGGTGCGATCCCCGGCGCGATTTCGTGTTTTTCTACGACGACAACTTCTGCGTGAACCTTCCGCGCACGCGCCGAATTCTCGAGGGAATGATCGATCGGCGTCCGGGATGGCGGTGGTCGGCGCAGGTGCGTATCGATGTCGCGCGCGACGAGGAATTTCTTCGGCTGATGTGCGACTCCGGCTGCCGTCACATCTACATCGGGTTCGAGTCCATTTCCGACGAAACGCTCGCGCTCATGAAAAAGGCGCAGACGAGCCTTCAGGCCACGAAGGCCATCGAGGCGATCCACCGGCACGGAATCGGCATCCACGGCATGTTCGTCTTCGGGTTCGACACCGACACGAAAAAGGATCTCAAACGCACCTGGCGTTATGCCATGAAACAAAAGCTTCGCACCGCGCAGTTCATGATTCTCACGCCGATGCCCGGCACGGACACCTACCGTGTTCTCGAAGGCGAGAACCGGATCGAGGTGCGCGACTGGAGTTTCTACGACGGCCAGCATGTGGTGTTCCGCCCCAAGCATCTCAGCCCGGCGGAGTTGCAGTGGTGCCAGATCCGCGCGCACCGCTGTTACTATTCGTGGCGCGAGCGCATCAAATCGATTTTCCGGCTGGATCTTTATCGCGCGACGATCCAGGTCTACGCCAAGGGCATCGGACAACGCTGGATCCGCCAGAATCGCTATTATCTGAAGGCGATCAAACTCGCGCGACGCGCCGAGCAGGCCATCGCGGGAAAGGGCTCGCACATCGCCATCCGGTTTCATCCGCTCGCCACGTACCGCGATGTTCACGAGCAGGTGGAACATGCGGTGGAACGCATGCGCGCACGGGGCGAGAAGAGCTTTGCCGATTCCCCAACTTCCATTTGA
- a CDS encoding DUF4202 domain-containing protein, with protein sequence MDERPHDILRFRHAIDRIDAANADDPRRVVDDRIGEEMARERLYSRRMSEALGRLDRDASVALRLAVRAQHIRRWTIGRDEYPMDRAGYLRWREALKRFHAETTAAILRDVGYDEETIARVSSLLKKERLRTDPETQTLEDAACLVFLEYEFAEFAPRHDEAKIVEIVRKTWGKMSERGHAAAREIVPRLDPALRALVERALCDI encoded by the coding sequence ATGGACGAACGGCCGCACGACATCCTTCGGTTTCGGCACGCGATCGACCGCATCGACGCGGCAAACGCCGACGATCCCCGCCGTGTGGTGGACGACCGGATCGGCGAGGAGATGGCGCGCGAGCGGCTTTACTCGCGACGCATGAGCGAGGCGCTGGGGCGGCTCGACCGCGACGCATCGGTCGCGCTGCGTCTCGCGGTGCGCGCGCAGCACATCCGCCGGTGGACGATCGGGCGCGACGAGTATCCGATGGACCGCGCGGGTTATCTGCGCTGGCGCGAAGCCCTCAAGCGTTTCCACGCCGAGACGACGGCGGCGATTCTACGCGACGTGGGGTACGACGAGGAGACGATCGCGCGCGTGTCGTCGCTGCTGAAAAAGGAACGGCTGCGCACGGACCCGGAGACGCAGACCCTCGAGGATGCGGCGTGTCTCGTGTTTCTCGAATACGAATTCGCCGAATTCGCGCCGCGCCACGACGAGGCGAAGATCGTCGAGATCGTGCGCAAGACCTGGGGCAAGATGAGCGAACGTGGTCACGCCGCCGCGCGGGAGATCGTGCCGCGTCTCGATCCCGCGCTTCGCGCACTCGTCGAGCGGGCGCTGTGCGACATTTGA
- a CDS encoding response regulator produces MKQETTMDRPKVLCVDDEKSLLEGLVLHLHRSYEAVTATSGEEGLELLKTHGPFAVVMSDMRMPGMDGAAFLSRVRQAAPNTVRLLLTGYADLNSAVAAVNEGQIFRFLTKPCPPDQLLSVFQAAAEQYRLITAERVLLEETLRGSIRILVDVLSLASPLAFGRANRVRRHANELAEALKAPNRWQIEVSAMLSQLGSIAVPEYIIRKHDDGEDLTDDERAMMRRIPAVAEGLVANIPRLEPIRDILSQYVKLSTAGAADAAKPGLGAAILSVAIDYDVLESRGFSTARALAALCARPRQYDPTVLETFMRLKSRSADRPKKAVSLWDLPVGAVFAEDVRTRQGLLVVSRGFQVTASFLERVRNYDLQEPLYVHDAPDEG; encoded by the coding sequence ATGAAACAGGAAACAACGATGGACCGACCGAAGGTGCTGTGCGTTGACGACGAAAAAAGCCTGCTGGAGGGACTGGTCCTCCACCTGCACCGCTCCTATGAGGCGGTCACCGCCACCAGCGGTGAAGAGGGGCTGGAACTGCTGAAAACCCACGGCCCGTTCGCGGTCGTAATGTCCGACATGCGGATGCCCGGCATGGACGGCGCCGCATTTCTTTCCCGGGTCCGCCAGGCGGCGCCGAACACCGTTCGCCTGCTGCTGACCGGCTACGCGGACCTCAATTCGGCCGTTGCCGCGGTGAACGAAGGACAGATCTTCCGCTTCCTGACCAAACCCTGTCCTCCCGATCAGTTGTTGTCGGTGTTCCAGGCCGCTGCCGAACAATACCGCCTGATCACCGCCGAACGCGTCCTGCTGGAAGAGACGCTGCGCGGGAGCATCCGGATCCTCGTCGATGTCCTTTCGCTCGCCAGCCCTCTCGCTTTCGGTCGCGCGAACCGCGTTCGGCGGCACGCGAACGAACTCGCGGAGGCGCTGAAGGCGCCGAATCGATGGCAGATCGAGGTGAGCGCCATGCTCTCGCAGCTCGGCAGCATTGCGGTCCCGGAGTACATCATCCGGAAACACGACGACGGGGAGGATTTGACCGACGACGAACGGGCCATGATGCGCCGGATCCCCGCGGTGGCGGAAGGGCTGGTGGCGAATATTCCCCGCCTGGAGCCGATCCGGGACATCCTGTCGCAATATGTGAAACTGAGTACCGCCGGCGCTGCGGACGCCGCCAAGCCCGGTCTCGGCGCGGCAATCCTGAGCGTCGCGATCGATTACGACGTGTTGGAATCGCGGGGATTTTCCACGGCCCGCGCCCTGGCGGCCCTGTGTGCCCGCCCCCGGCAATACGACCCGACGGTCCTCGAGACCTTCATGCGCCTGAAGAGTCGGTCGGCTGATCGGCCAAAAAAAGCGGTTTCCCTGTGGGATCTGCCCGTGGGGGCGGTTTTCGCGGAAGACGTGCGCACAAGACAGGGATTGCTGGTCGTCTCCCGGGGATTTCAGGTCACCGCCAGCTTTCTGGAGCGCGTGAGGAACTACGACCTGCAGGAACCTCTGTACGTTCACGACGCTCCGGATGAAGGGTGA
- a CDS encoding HDOD domain-containing protein, producing the protein MNARVLFVDDECNILEGLRHRLRTRRHQWDMIFVDNGPEALQILAQSPCTVIVSDMRMPGMDGAALLRRVQREFPAVSRIILTGYADESAMLRVLAVAHQCIAKPCDPGLLERVIERVCDLHALINDDALRHAVGKVTSLPSAPRIYGQLMSVLSDERASADDVSRLLQQDGSLCAKILHIVNSAYFRLVRPIVRVEEAVSYLGFNSIRQLALVAEVFGTAKDVSEWEGRYVAELQTHALLSAGIAAAMFSPAEKKATAFVAALLHDIGKLALATELPDRARRIAGAAQVGRVSAHVAEKVLYGVTHADIGAFLLGLWQIPFPIIEAVAHHHAPARVTSDEFDVPVAVHIADALAHEHQELSAEAVAPAPEMDSGLLDRLGVSTRLPEWRRMAGELARTQCEASP; encoded by the coding sequence ATGAACGCCCGCGTCCTGTTTGTCGACGACGAATGCAACATTCTGGAGGGCCTGCGACATCGACTGCGCACCCGGCGCCACCAGTGGGACATGATCTTCGTCGACAACGGGCCGGAGGCTCTTCAGATTCTCGCGCAGTCGCCCTGCACCGTTATCGTGTCCGACATGCGCATGCCGGGAATGGACGGCGCCGCGCTGCTGCGTCGGGTGCAGCGGGAGTTTCCGGCCGTGTCGCGCATCATCCTCACCGGCTATGCGGACGAGAGCGCCATGCTGCGGGTCCTGGCCGTGGCGCACCAGTGCATCGCCAAACCATGCGACCCCGGCCTGCTCGAACGTGTCATTGAACGCGTCTGCGACCTGCATGCGTTGATCAACGACGACGCCCTTCGGCACGCCGTCGGAAAGGTCACGAGCCTGCCGTCCGCGCCCCGAATCTACGGGCAACTGATGTCGGTTCTCTCGGACGAACGCGCCTCGGCGGACGACGTGTCGCGCCTCCTGCAACAGGACGGTTCCCTGTGCGCGAAGATTCTCCACATCGTCAATTCCGCTTATTTCCGGCTGGTGCGGCCGATCGTCCGGGTGGAAGAGGCCGTTTCCTATCTCGGATTCAACTCGATTCGACAGTTGGCCCTGGTTGCCGAGGTCTTCGGAACGGCGAAAGACGTCTCCGAATGGGAAGGCCGATACGTCGCCGAACTGCAAACGCATGCGCTGCTGTCGGCCGGCATCGCCGCGGCGATGTTTTCCCCGGCAGAGAAAAAAGCCACGGCGTTCGTCGCCGCGCTGCTTCACGACATCGGCAAACTGGCGCTGGCGACCGAGCTTCCGGATCGCGCCCGGCGCATCGCCGGGGCGGCGCAGGTCGGCCGCGTTTCCGCGCACGTCGCGGAGAAGGTCCTGTACGGCGTGACGCACGCGGACATCGGGGCCTTCCTGCTCGGGCTGTGGCAGATCCCGTTTCCCATCATCGAGGCGGTCGCCCACCATCACGCGCCGGCCCGCGTGACGTCGGACGAGTTCGACGTGCCGGTCGCCGTCCACATCGCCGACGCGCTGGCGCACGAGCACCAGGAATTGTCCGCCGAAGCGGTGGCGCCCGCTCCCGAGATGGACTCCGGTCTGCTGGACCGGCTGGGGGTTTCGACCCGGCTCCCGGAATGGCGTCGCATGGCCGGGGAGCTGGCCCGAACGCAATGCGAGGCGTCGCCATGA
- a CDS encoding aminopeptidase P family protein: MTLFSEDVLAGRARRAAEATGDTADLVLVGAGEPIGKPGGLDQTYPFIPHPEYFWLTGSRRPGGVMAFDANEGWKHFVRPASPDERLWEGEPDVPPGEDVAGLDAWIRERALRRVATLGARIPGAPFDGEVTASVQERFDAARRPKDAAEIALITRAVAATAAGYAKAREVIRPGRTEREVAIEIEAEFFRHGATGVGYGTIVGAGSNAAVLHFEPGARVIGEHDVVLVDAGGEIDGYTADVTRTFAASGRFTARQQAIYDIVLAAQLAAIGRCRVGVEWHDVHRTAARVMAAGLRDADLMRGSDDELLETGAIALFFPHGVGHMVGLGVRDVGGRAAGRPEGRMCCGARVRVDLPLAENYLMTVEPGIYFVPAILDDPARRAAHRDRVNWAALDDWREVAGVRIEDDIFVTPGEPRVLTASIAK; this comes from the coding sequence ATGACGTTGTTCTCCGAAGACGTGTTGGCGGGGCGCGCGCGACGCGCGGCGGAAGCGACCGGCGACACGGCGGATTTGGTACTCGTCGGCGCGGGCGAACCCATCGGCAAACCCGGCGGGCTCGATCAGACCTATCCCTTTATTCCGCATCCCGAATACTTCTGGCTCACCGGTTCGCGGCGACCCGGCGGCGTGATGGCGTTCGACGCGAATGAGGGATGGAAGCATTTCGTGCGCCCCGCGTCGCCGGACGAGCGGCTGTGGGAAGGCGAGCCCGACGTGCCGCCCGGAGAGGATGTCGCCGGTCTCGACGCGTGGATACGCGAGCGCGCCCTGCGGCGCGTGGCGACGCTCGGCGCGCGGATTCCCGGCGCCCCGTTCGATGGTGAGGTCACGGCGAGCGTTCAGGAGCGATTCGACGCGGCGCGGCGCCCGAAGGACGCGGCCGAGATCGCGCTGATCACGCGTGCCGTCGCCGCGACGGCGGCAGGTTACGCCAAGGCGCGCGAGGTGATTCGCCCGGGACGCACCGAGCGCGAAGTCGCCATTGAGATCGAGGCGGAGTTCTTCCGCCATGGAGCGACGGGCGTGGGCTACGGAACCATCGTCGGCGCGGGCTCGAACGCGGCGGTGCTGCACTTCGAGCCCGGCGCGCGCGTCATCGGCGAGCACGACGTGGTGCTGGTGGATGCGGGCGGCGAGATCGACGGCTACACGGCCGACGTGACGCGCACCTTCGCGGCGAGCGGACGATTCACGGCGCGGCAGCAGGCGATCTACGACATCGTGCTCGCGGCGCAGCTCGCGGCGATCGGTCGTTGCCGCGTCGGCGTCGAGTGGCACGACGTGCACCGCACCGCCGCGCGCGTGATGGCGGCGGGACTGCGCGACGCGGACCTCATGCGCGGAAGTGACGACGAGTTGCTGGAGACGGGAGCGATCGCGCTGTTCTTTCCGCACGGCGTCGGTCACATGGTGGGCCTCGGCGTTCGCGATGTGGGCGGGCGCGCGGCGGGACGTCCGGAGGGGCGCATGTGCTGCGGCGCGCGGGTGCGTGTCGATCTGCCGCTCGCCGAAAACTACCTGATGACGGTGGAGCCCGGCATCTACTTCGTGCCCGCGATCCTCGACGACCCCGCCCGGCGCGCGGCGCACCGTGACCGCGTGAACTGGGCCGCTCTCGATGATTGGCGCGAGGTGGCCGGCGTGCGCATCGAGGACGACATCTTCGTCACGCCGGGCGAGCCGCGCGTGCTGACGGCCTCGATTGCGAAGTAG